From one Marinobacter sp. LV10MA510-1 genomic stretch:
- a CDS encoding site-specific integrase has product MTASDVIHAHAERYIQCIHHPYAIERGDVATLRHVIRFLQHMGIARPPDDPVDRTPIQQVVYEFGGYLLNNRGLSHQTFKQYGPFVECFLTECFAEGPFSLSALSGADIIGFIHHQSAHLSTARAKVATNALRAFLRYVVYRGDISADLVEAVPSVAAWSMTAIPRAISQDHIQAVLAHCPRDTPMGRRDYAILMLLVHLGLRSGEIVSLTLDSIDWEGGSITVSGKGDQRACLPLPTEVGEALADYLRQGRPHCKDRALFLRALAPIRGLGGQETIGTIVNAAVRRAGVNTPTRGAHQFRHALATQMLRQGASLTEIGSLLRHQHPKTTNIYAKVDVDALRSISMAWPGGAQ; this is encoded by the coding sequence GTGACCGCAAGTGACGTCATACACGCGCATGCAGAGCGATATATTCAATGCATCCATCACCCGTATGCCATTGAACGAGGTGATGTCGCCACGCTGCGTCACGTGATTCGGTTTTTGCAACACATGGGTATCGCTCGACCGCCCGACGACCCTGTTGATCGAACGCCAATCCAGCAGGTGGTTTATGAGTTTGGCGGCTATCTTCTCAACAACAGAGGTTTATCGCACCAGACCTTCAAGCAATACGGCCCGTTTGTAGAGTGCTTTTTGACAGAATGCTTCGCAGAAGGACCATTCAGTCTCTCTGCCTTGTCTGGCGCCGATATCATCGGGTTTATACATCACCAGTCGGCTCATCTCAGCACGGCACGTGCAAAAGTGGCGACCAATGCCTTACGCGCGTTTCTTCGTTACGTCGTTTATCGTGGCGATATCAGCGCTGATCTTGTTGAGGCCGTTCCCTCAGTCGCCGCCTGGTCCATGACGGCCATTCCCAGAGCCATTTCTCAGGATCACATACAAGCGGTACTGGCACATTGCCCCCGTGATACACCCATGGGGCGACGCGATTACGCGATTTTGATGCTGCTGGTGCACCTGGGTCTGCGCTCGGGCGAAATAGTCTCGCTCACGTTGGACAGCATCGACTGGGAAGGTGGCAGCATTACGGTCAGTGGCAAGGGCGATCAACGTGCCTGCTTACCTCTGCCCACGGAGGTCGGAGAAGCGTTGGCAGATTACCTCCGACAGGGTCGACCCCATTGCAAAGATCGCGCGCTGTTCTTGCGGGCACTGGCACCGATCAGAGGTCTTGGTGGTCAGGAGACGATTGGAACGATAGTGAACGCAGCCGTGCGCCGTGCTGGCGTCAATACACCCACCCGAGGCGCGCATCAGTTTCGCCACGCGCTGGCGACACAGATGTTGCGACAGGGAGCTAGTCTGACAGAGATAGGCAGCCTGTTACGGCACCAGCATCCCAAGACAACCAATATTTACGCCAAGGTTGACGTAGATGCCTTGCGCTCGATCAGCATGGCCTGGCCGGGAGGTGCGCAATGA
- a CDS encoding tyrosine-type recombinase/integrase, producing MNWHHTLQDYLALRRGLGYKLHSEGTALESFASFMEQQHQDAISTELALAWATRPASVQPARWARRLSMVRGFARYCRALDSRSEIPPCELLPLQYSRPTPYFFTDDDIVHLLQATLELTLKDRFLNQTLHCLFGLLSVSGLRVGEALNLTVDDVDLDIGVLTIHGAKFGKSRLIPLHQTTVWVLAAYKETRQKALAGRPLPFWFVSRQRGQLGYDCARYHFNHLMTSIISTRATQQRRPHMHDLRHRFALSTLVMWYHDGHDVERCLPTLSAYLGHVETRDTYWYLSACPALMQGARDRLEHHWEQTS from the coding sequence ATGAACTGGCATCATACTTTACAGGATTACCTGGCCCTGAGGCGCGGGTTGGGCTACAAACTTCACTCTGAAGGCACTGCACTTGAGTCCTTTGCTTCCTTTATGGAGCAGCAACATCAAGACGCCATTTCGACAGAACTGGCTCTTGCCTGGGCCACCCGGCCAGCATCGGTCCAACCGGCACGGTGGGCAAGAAGATTGAGTATGGTGCGGGGTTTCGCACGCTATTGCCGGGCGCTGGATTCACGGTCAGAGATTCCACCGTGTGAGTTGTTACCACTACAGTATTCGCGACCGACGCCGTATTTTTTTACGGATGACGACATCGTGCACCTGTTACAGGCCACGTTGGAACTTACCCTGAAGGATCGCTTTCTCAACCAAACACTGCATTGTCTCTTTGGTTTGTTGAGCGTGTCAGGGTTGCGTGTGGGGGAAGCGCTGAATCTCACCGTGGACGACGTCGATCTTGACATCGGTGTGCTGACGATTCACGGCGCCAAATTTGGAAAGTCTCGCCTGATACCGCTGCACCAGACGACGGTCTGGGTTTTGGCGGCTTATAAAGAGACGAGACAAAAAGCGCTGGCGGGACGCCCGTTGCCCTTCTGGTTTGTGAGCAGACAACGGGGCCAGTTGGGTTACGACTGTGCAAGATATCACTTCAATCATTTGATGACGTCGATCATTTCAACCCGAGCAACCCAACAGCGCAGGCCACACATGCATGATCTGCGCCATCGTTTCGCGCTGTCAACTTTGGTCATGTGGTATCACGATGGGCATGACGTGGAGCGCTGCCTGCCGACACTGTCAGCCTATCTGGGGCACGTTGAAACGCGCGATACCTACTGGTATCTGTCTGCCTGCCCCGCACTGATGCAGGGAGCGAGGGATCGTCTGGAGCATCATTGGGAGCAGACGTCATGA
- a CDS encoding site-specific integrase: protein MKTNAGFPTLLTRFFTDRLIQQRHASPHTIASYRDTFRLLLQFAHQRLATEPARLSVQDIDAPLISAFLDDLENDRKNTARTRNLRLTAIRSFFRYIAYELPDHAAQIQRILAIPAKRCVHVQVNYLTRPEVDALLAAPDQSTWSGRRDHAWILLAVQTGIRVSELTGLTHQDVSLNTGAHVHVMGKGRKERCTPLTKTARAVLKAWMKQPMPGDGRVLFPNRSGGRLSNDGVQYLLAKHVTVACHLCPSLQTKRVSPHVLRHTSAMELLHAGVDTSVIALWLGHESSETTQIYLEADLAMKEKMLEKVAPHTGRPCRYQPDDTLLEFLKSL, encoded by the coding sequence ATGAAGACCAATGCCGGCTTTCCCACGCTCCTCACGCGCTTTTTTACTGATCGGCTCATTCAACAGCGACATGCCAGTCCCCACACCATCGCGTCGTATCGCGATACGTTCCGGTTGCTGTTGCAGTTTGCCCATCAACGACTGGCAACAGAGCCTGCCAGATTATCCGTGCAAGACATTGACGCACCTTTGATCAGCGCCTTTCTGGATGATCTTGAAAACGACAGGAAAAACACGGCCAGGACTCGCAATCTCCGCTTGACCGCCATTCGTTCCTTTTTCCGCTATATCGCCTACGAGTTGCCCGATCACGCCGCGCAAATCCAGCGCATACTGGCGATTCCTGCCAAACGCTGCGTTCATGTACAGGTTAATTATCTGACGCGACCGGAAGTCGATGCGTTGCTGGCGGCGCCTGATCAAAGCACTTGGTCAGGCCGCCGAGATCATGCATGGATTCTTCTGGCCGTGCAAACAGGGATACGCGTATCGGAATTAACCGGGCTGACGCACCAGGATGTTAGCCTGAACACGGGTGCGCATGTCCATGTGATGGGCAAGGGGAGAAAAGAGCGTTGTACACCATTGACCAAAACAGCGAGGGCTGTATTGAAAGCCTGGATGAAACAACCGATGCCAGGTGATGGGCGTGTGCTGTTTCCCAATCGCAGCGGCGGTCGCCTGAGTAACGATGGCGTTCAATATCTGTTGGCGAAACATGTCACCGTGGCTTGTCACCTATGCCCCTCGTTGCAAACGAAGCGCGTATCGCCGCATGTACTTCGTCACACCTCAGCGATGGAGTTGCTACACGCTGGTGTTGACACCTCCGTCATTGCCCTATGGCTGGGGCATGAGTCCAGCGAAACCACCCAGATCTACCTAGAAGCAGATTTGGCAATGAAAGAAAAAATGTTGGAAAAGGTAGCGCCACATACCGGACGACCCTGTCGCTATCAACCGGATGATACGTTGCTCGAGTTTCTTAAGTCGTTGTAA
- a CDS encoding Mu transposase domain-containing protein: MAYVMVLSWSRQIFLQFYVNQQTASFLRGQVAAFEAFNGVPKVCLFDNMKTAVLERNGSAIRFHPALLDLSSHYHFEPRAAAPARGNEKGRVERAIRYIRDNFFAGRHYSSLEDLNAQADEWCKGTSAQRRCPEDPQLSVGEAFLQEQPGLLALPDNPFDTREHVVVRAQKTPYVRFDSNDYSVPHQHVQTSLTVNACLKEVRIISGTNVIATHLRSFSKGEQIENEAHVNALWLMKTNAKQHRAQDRLCQISSHAQPLLQHIIDRGHALKGAVNRLNQLLDDYGATELHQAMGEAIEKNAPYVEGCVNR, from the coding sequence ATGGCGTATGTGATGGTGTTGAGTTGGTCAAGGCAGATATTTTTACAGTTTTATGTCAATCAGCAAACAGCCAGTTTTTTACGCGGGCAAGTGGCGGCGTTCGAGGCATTTAACGGCGTGCCCAAGGTCTGCCTTTTTGACAACATGAAAACGGCGGTGCTTGAGCGCAATGGCAGCGCTATTCGATTCCACCCTGCGCTGCTCGATTTATCCAGCCACTATCACTTCGAGCCTCGGGCCGCTGCGCCGGCCAGAGGCAATGAGAAGGGGCGAGTGGAAAGAGCCATTCGCTATATCCGCGATAACTTTTTTGCCGGTCGTCATTACTCATCGCTTGAAGATTTAAATGCGCAAGCGGATGAGTGGTGTAAAGGCACAAGCGCACAGAGGCGCTGCCCTGAAGACCCTCAACTCAGCGTAGGAGAGGCCTTCTTGCAAGAGCAACCTGGCTTATTGGCACTGCCAGACAACCCCTTCGATACGCGTGAGCATGTGGTGGTGCGCGCACAAAAAACACCTTACGTCCGGTTTGATAGCAATGATTACTCGGTGCCTCATCAGCACGTCCAAACATCCTTAACCGTGAACGCCTGCCTAAAAGAGGTGCGTATTATTAGTGGCACGAATGTTATCGCGACTCATTTACGCAGTTTTAGCAAAGGCGAACAAATAGAAAACGAAGCGCACGTGAACGCTTTATGGCTGATGAAAACGAACGCCAAACAACATCGCGCACAAGATAGGCTGTGCCAAATATCCTCCCATGCACAGCCGTTACTGCAGCACATCATTGACCGAGGCCATGCGCTGAAAGGCGCCGTGAATCGCTTAAACCAATTACTGGATGATTATGGCGCCACTGAATTGCATCAGGCCATGGGCGAAGCCATCGAGAAAAACGCACCTTATGTAGAAGGCTGCGTAAACCGCTGA
- the istB gene encoding IS21-like element helper ATPase IstB, whose protein sequence is MLKHPTLDKLHALKLTGMASALADQSATPDITELSFEERLGLLVDREMTERDNRRLTSRLRRAGLRHTAVLEDLDYRNSRGLDKGLIQSLASCQWVKEHLNVLITGPTGVGKTWLACALAHKACREGYTAQYVRLTRLLRELTIAKGDGQYPKLLANLAKVDVLILDDWGLMKLSAENRRDLLEVLEDRYGRRSTIATSQLPIEEWHDVIGDATLADAILDRLVHNAYKINLRGESMRKRQAKLTGTTASE, encoded by the coding sequence ATGCTGAAACATCCGACTCTGGACAAACTCCATGCCCTCAAATTGACCGGCATGGCGTCCGCACTAGCCGACCAGTCGGCCACGCCTGACATCACGGAACTGAGCTTCGAGGAACGCCTTGGACTGCTGGTTGACCGGGAGATGACCGAACGAGATAACCGACGCCTGACCAGCCGGCTGCGCCGGGCTGGACTGCGACACACCGCCGTTCTCGAAGACCTGGATTACCGGAACTCACGCGGCCTGGATAAGGGATTAATCCAATCCCTGGCAAGCTGCCAATGGGTGAAGGAACACCTGAATGTGCTCATCACCGGCCCCACCGGCGTTGGCAAAACCTGGCTGGCCTGTGCCTTGGCGCACAAAGCCTGCCGGGAAGGCTACACCGCACAGTACGTTCGTCTGACTCGGCTGCTACGAGAACTGACCATCGCCAAAGGAGACGGCCAATACCCTAAACTGCTAGCAAATCTCGCCAAAGTCGATGTGCTGATCCTGGACGATTGGGGGCTCATGAAACTGAGCGCAGAGAACCGAAGAGACTTGCTGGAAGTGCTGGAAGACCGGTATGGCCGTCGTTCCACCATCGCCACCAGCCAACTCCCTATCGAGGAATGGCATGACGTCATCGGTGACGCCACTCTGGCGGATGCGATTCTGGATCGGCTGGTTCACAACGCCTACAAGATCAACCTCAGGGGTGAATCCATGCGAAAACGACAAGCAAAGTTGACGGGCACCACGGCTTCGGAGTAA
- a CDS encoding site-specific integrase — protein MLEHYFVKPDTIDAIRASWIGGPIEQYVEWLAGNGYRSRTVLRRVPILRQFGEFARNHGATQWSELPTHVESYVQYWIKIHAKNAYQAEQWVANEARTPIEQLLCLILPDFRGGGRRRTRQDPFLDQAPSFFAYLRDERGLREKSLRHYGHYLRNLEAYLTRINLLQLSELTPVVLSAFIVESGRRLSQHSMTGLCSSLRVFLRYLYRERLINRDLGATVESPRRYQLADLPRSISWDEVRRMLDVVDRRSALGKRDYAILLLLVTYGLRGHEVAGLTLDHIDWKRERLLVPQRKAGHTTAYPLSSVVGEAILDYLKNARPHTEERRLFFRVVAPIRPVTAVTVANQATQYLRKAGIHVRRPGSHTLRHTCVQRLVDAEFNLKVIGDYVGHASPSSTRIYSKVDVETLRTVALDHEELLP, from the coding sequence ATGTTAGAACATTACTTCGTTAAGCCCGATACCATTGATGCGATTCGCGCTTCCTGGATCGGAGGACCGATTGAGCAGTATGTCGAGTGGTTAGCTGGAAATGGGTATCGCTCCCGGACAGTTTTGCGACGAGTCCCGATCCTGAGGCAGTTTGGTGAGTTTGCTCGTAATCACGGAGCCACTCAGTGGAGTGAGCTGCCAACTCATGTCGAGTCCTATGTCCAATACTGGATAAAGATTCATGCCAAGAATGCATACCAGGCAGAGCAGTGGGTGGCCAATGAAGCCCGAACACCGATCGAGCAATTGCTCTGCCTGATATTGCCCGATTTCCGTGGCGGAGGCCGTAGACGTACCCGTCAAGATCCCTTCCTGGATCAGGCGCCGAGTTTCTTTGCTTACCTGCGTGATGAACGGGGCCTGCGTGAGAAGTCCCTCCGGCACTACGGCCATTATCTGCGTAACCTGGAAGCCTACCTGACACGGATCAATCTGTTGCAGTTGTCCGAGCTCACGCCAGTTGTACTCAGCGCGTTTATAGTGGAGAGCGGGCGCCGCCTGAGCCAGCATTCCATGACGGGGCTGTGCAGTTCCTTGCGGGTCTTCCTGCGTTACTTGTACCGCGAGCGGCTGATCAACCGCGATCTCGGCGCTACCGTTGAGTCCCCGCGCCGGTATCAGTTGGCCGATCTTCCTCGCTCGATCTCCTGGGACGAGGTCCGGCGCATGCTCGATGTTGTTGATCGACGCAGTGCCCTTGGCAAGCGTGACTACGCGATTCTGCTGTTGCTCGTCACTTATGGACTGCGCGGCCATGAGGTGGCCGGATTGACGTTGGATCATATCGACTGGAAGCGAGAACGCCTGTTGGTGCCTCAGCGCAAGGCGGGCCACACCACAGCCTACCCTCTCTCTTCGGTAGTCGGTGAAGCGATCCTCGACTATTTAAAAAATGCGCGCCCACACACGGAGGAGCGTAGGTTATTCTTCCGGGTTGTGGCACCTATCCGACCTGTGACGGCGGTTACCGTGGCCAACCAGGCGACACAATACCTGCGCAAGGCGGGTATTCATGTTCGTCGCCCGGGTTCCCACACGTTGCGACACACTTGCGTGCAGCGACTGGTCGATGCCGAGTTCAACCTCAAAGTCATCGGCGATTACGTCGGTCATGCATCCCCCAGCTCAACCCGTATCTATTCCAAGGTGGATGTGGAAACTCTGCGCACGGTGGCGCTGGATCACGAGGAGCTGCTGCCATGA
- a CDS encoding tyrosine-type recombinase/integrase: MNASFCSALGKDFSAYLSYKRALGRKFDTEERALRLFDRFLIDERVSDAAVVQPALIEAFLASRPRTRPRSYNHLLGVLRCFFAWQVAQERLTYSPVRAHPRRVTCQLKPFLFEPTQIKWLLALASELPDNPRATGRGVVYPLIFSLMYGLGLRVGEIVRLRYCDVDSQRNLLIIDKSKFGKTRLVPFGPLMTQRIAGYLQLGIGRYGAWQPEDPVFSFSTTSVRKPMRTETVSQTFHHLMPELNLSVPPGVRQPHLHCLRHSFAVAILLRWYRTGVDPNQRLFHLSTFMGHADPASTAWYLTITDALLQEANRRFERFATPHDEEDLS, from the coding sequence ATGAACGCCTCATTCTGCAGTGCACTGGGCAAGGATTTTTCTGCCTACTTGAGTTACAAGCGAGCGCTTGGCCGTAAATTCGATACTGAAGAGCGGGCCTTGCGATTATTCGATCGGTTCCTGATCGATGAACGAGTGAGCGATGCGGCGGTAGTGCAACCGGCGTTGATCGAGGCTTTTCTCGCTTCGCGGCCACGCACTCGCCCGCGCAGCTACAATCACCTTTTGGGTGTGCTCCGCTGCTTTTTTGCCTGGCAGGTGGCTCAGGAGCGGCTGACGTACTCCCCAGTTCGGGCTCATCCTCGGCGGGTCACTTGCCAGCTTAAACCCTTCCTGTTTGAACCGACTCAGATAAAATGGCTTCTGGCGCTGGCATCAGAACTTCCGGACAACCCACGCGCAACCGGCCGCGGTGTTGTTTACCCACTGATCTTCTCGTTGATGTACGGTTTGGGCCTGCGTGTCGGCGAGATTGTGCGTCTTCGATACTGCGACGTCGATTCCCAGCGCAACCTTTTGATAATCGACAAGAGCAAGTTTGGCAAAACGCGTTTGGTTCCCTTCGGTCCGCTCATGACGCAACGGATTGCCGGCTATTTGCAACTGGGCATTGGGCGGTACGGAGCCTGGCAACCGGAGGATCCGGTATTTTCTTTCAGCACTACTTCTGTGCGCAAGCCGATGCGCACAGAGACGGTCAGTCAGACCTTCCACCACTTGATGCCGGAGCTCAATCTGTCCGTGCCACCCGGCGTACGCCAACCCCACCTGCATTGTCTGCGTCATTCGTTCGCGGTCGCAATCCTGCTGCGCTGGTATCGCACCGGCGTGGATCCCAATCAACGGCTTTTTCACCTGTCCACCTTCATGGGGCATGCCGACCCGGCATCGACGGCTTGGTATCTGACCATCACCGATGCGTTACTCCAGGAGGCAAACCGGCGCTTTGAGCGTTTCGCCACTCCCCATGATGAGGAGGATCTATCATGA
- a CDS encoding tyrosine-type recombinase/integrase yields the protein MNDQLGRLLFAFVEDHLKCQRGLRPASIRSYKESLRLFLQFIAKDKRCRITRLELADLTSERVRYFLQNLEQQRGNGVRTRNQRLAALHTFFEYLADREPCVLGEAQRVGSIPVKRSPPGETLYLERDEIDSLFAALPTGHPQALRDQALLRFLYNTGARVQEAADLRATHLDLGTEARVRLHGKGDKWRTCPLWTQTANLLQSLLEHNRRRRQSEDAVFLARNGAPLTRFGIYKVVRRHTAKVVKKGADGTVRHISPHVLRHTTAVHLLEAGVEVNVIRAWLGHVSLETTNRYAEITLRMKVDAVRTCEPAWDSPAASPRKPVWRTNPELLQWLESL from the coding sequence ATGAACGATCAATTAGGGCGCTTGCTCTTTGCCTTCGTGGAAGATCACCTTAAGTGCCAACGGGGACTGCGTCCGGCCAGTATCCGAAGTTACAAGGAAAGTCTGCGCCTGTTCCTCCAGTTCATCGCAAAGGATAAGCGCTGCAGAATCACCCGTTTGGAACTGGCTGATCTCACCAGTGAGCGGGTGCGTTATTTTCTGCAGAACCTTGAACAACAACGTGGTAATGGGGTCCGGACTCGCAACCAGCGTCTTGCGGCGCTGCACACCTTCTTCGAGTATCTTGCCGATCGTGAGCCCTGTGTGCTCGGGGAGGCTCAACGAGTTGGCTCCATCCCTGTCAAACGCTCACCACCAGGCGAGACTCTGTATCTCGAACGCGACGAGATCGATTCTCTGTTCGCGGCCTTGCCCACCGGTCACCCGCAGGCCCTGCGCGACCAGGCCTTGCTTCGCTTCCTTTACAATACCGGGGCACGGGTACAAGAGGCGGCGGATCTGCGCGCAACGCATCTGGACCTCGGCACTGAAGCCCGAGTGCGGCTGCATGGTAAAGGTGATAAATGGCGTACCTGTCCTTTATGGACGCAGACGGCGAATCTGCTACAGAGCTTGCTGGAGCATAATCGGCGACGGCGCCAATCCGAGGACGCCGTCTTCTTGGCCCGTAACGGTGCGCCGCTGACCAGATTTGGTATCTACAAGGTGGTGAGGCGTCATACCGCCAAGGTCGTGAAAAAAGGCGCAGATGGCACGGTGCGGCACATCTCGCCACATGTTTTGCGCCACACAACGGCTGTGCATTTGCTTGAGGCGGGTGTCGAGGTGAATGTCATCCGCGCCTGGCTTGGCCACGTCAGTTTGGAGACCACCAACAGATACGCCGAAATCACCCTCCGAATGAAGGTGGATGCGGTGCGCACCTGCGAGCCTGCTTGGGACTCTCCGGCGGCGTCCCCCCGAAAGCCCGTATGGCGTACCAATCCGGAGCTACTGCAGTGGCTCGAATCTCTGTGA
- the istB gene encoding IS21-like element helper ATPase IstB: protein MNEHETLKAQASALKLHGLLSHWNELTPEQTPWLAELLAWEISERKQRSLERRLSSAKLGRFKSLTEFDWQWPAKIDQQAVHRVMQLDFIQDPSNIILIGSNGVGKSTIAQNVGYQAVMQGHTVLFTSAANMLNDLAAQDGDNALRRRLAHYSKTTLLIIDEVGYLSYSNRHADLLFEIINRRYEKNATLITTNRPFSEWNDVFPNAACVVSLIDRLVHHSEVIAIEGDSYRMKEAQEQALARGKVKRGKTK from the coding sequence ATGAATGAACATGAGACCCTTAAAGCCCAGGCATCTGCCCTTAAACTGCATGGCTTGCTCAGCCACTGGAATGAATTAACGCCCGAGCAAACACCCTGGCTGGCAGAACTATTAGCGTGGGAAATAAGCGAGCGTAAACAGCGCTCACTTGAGCGCAGATTAAGCAGTGCCAAACTCGGTCGGTTTAAATCATTAACCGAATTCGACTGGCAATGGCCAGCAAAAATAGACCAACAAGCAGTGCACCGTGTCATGCAGCTCGACTTCATTCAGGACCCAAGCAACATCATCCTCATTGGCAGTAACGGTGTGGGCAAATCGACCATCGCGCAGAACGTAGGCTATCAGGCGGTTATGCAAGGACACACCGTTCTATTCACTTCTGCCGCCAACATGCTTAACGATTTAGCGGCGCAAGATGGTGATAACGCACTTCGACGACGATTAGCTCATTACAGCAAGACGACGTTACTCATCATCGATGAAGTGGGCTACCTGTCCTACAGCAATCGCCATGCCGACTTACTGTTTGAAATCATCAACCGCCGTTATGAGAAAAACGCGACCCTCATCACAACGAATCGGCCGTTTAGCGAATGGAATGACGTGTTCCCGAATGCAGCCTGCGTGGTATCGCTAATCGACCGCTTGGTGCATCACAGCGAAGTGATTGCGATTGAAGGAGACTCTTATCGCATGAAAGAAGCACAAGAGCAGGCATTAGCACGGGGAAAAGTTAAAAGAGGAAAGACAAAATGA
- the tnpB gene encoding IS66 family insertion sequence element accessory protein TnpB (TnpB, as the term is used for proteins encoded by IS66 family insertion elements, is considered an accessory protein, since TnpC, encoded by a neighboring gene, is a DDE family transposase.) yields the protein MRHRYLRPSLSLPEIYLYRAPVDFRKQAQGLAVLVEQELGHNPFTGALYAFTNRHRNKIKCLMWEDNGFVLYYKALAEEKFKWPKASDELMPLTGEQINWLLDGYDIALLKGHKILHYEAVN from the coding sequence ATGCGCCACCGATATTTACGCCCGTCCTTGTCGTTGCCAGAGATTTATCTGTACCGGGCACCCGTTGATTTCCGTAAGCAGGCCCAGGGCCTGGCAGTCTTGGTTGAACAGGAACTGGGCCACAATCCGTTTACCGGAGCGCTTTACGCCTTCACCAACCGGCATCGAAACAAGATCAAGTGCCTGATGTGGGAAGACAACGGTTTTGTGCTCTATTATAAGGCGTTGGCGGAGGAGAAGTTCAAGTGGCCTAAGGCCTCGGATGAGCTGATGCCACTGACGGGCGAGCAGATCAACTGGTTGCTGGACGGCTACGACATTGCCTTGTTAAAAGGGCACAAAATTCTGCATTATGAGGCTGTTAATTAG
- the tnpA gene encoding IS66 family insertion sequence element accessory protein TnpA: protein MTPTERAHVWQQHITDWEVSGVSGSAYCKQQSLVYHQFVYWRRKLAPTEDSLEQAQTVTGFARVVSGPVVSTGRVDGLTVSLPGGVSITGLHTGNIELLGAVLRQL from the coding sequence ATGACCCCAACCGAACGAGCACACGTCTGGCAGCAGCATATTACTGACTGGGAAGTCTCCGGCGTGTCCGGCAGCGCTTACTGCAAGCAGCAGTCATTGGTTTATCATCAATTCGTTTACTGGCGCCGGAAGCTGGCCCCGACTGAAGACTCTCTGGAGCAGGCGCAAACGGTCACCGGGTTCGCTCGGGTCGTTTCTGGTCCTGTCGTTAGCACTGGCAGAGTTGATGGCCTGACCGTGTCACTTCCCGGCGGTGTCTCCATTACCGGGCTGCACACCGGCAACATCGAGTTGCTCGGCGCTGTTCTGAGACAGCTGTGA